The Solenopsis invicta isolate M01_SB chromosome 12, UNIL_Sinv_3.0, whole genome shotgun sequence genome window below encodes:
- the LOC105194605 gene encoding COX assembly mitochondrial protein homolog: MKDNFSVLSSKISGGPKGLGDPNDRSLRKVEKDVMVPKLMRERTKSEKCVDEVKEFHACVLRTGLLHVIRCRRENDKMKACMEKWYYNEDFIKECTEQYLDERSEFRRTGIPKKQKNLKMEGTM; this comes from the exons ATGAAGGACAATTTTTCGGTGCTTTCGTCCAAGATTAGCGGAGGCCCGAAGGGACTGg GTGACCCCAATGACAGAAGCTTGAGGAAGGTGGAGAAGGACGTGATGGTACCCAAGTTGATGCGAGAGAGAACCAAATCTGAAAAATGCGTCGACGAAGTTAAAG AATTTCATGCCTGCGTTCTTAGAACCGGTCTGCTGCATGTTATACGATGTAGAAGAGAGAATGATAAGATGAAGGCGTGCATGGAGAAATGGTACTACAATGAAGATTTTATCAAAGAATGCACGGAACAATATCTGGATGAAAGAAGTGAATTTAGAAGGACTGGAATTCCTAAAAAGCAAAAAAACCTTAAAATGGAAGGAACAATGTGA
- the LOC105194606 gene encoding calumenin-B — protein sequence MRALMLLQILIGVSVLAAAIPDDEHHVLNKDAGSKDHYIHSQHNPAYDHEAFLGEEAKSFDQLTPEESTRRLGLIVDKIDKDSDGYVTQEELKDWIMYTQQRYIRDDVERQWRAHNPTAKETLPWTEYKDMVYGDMEEHEAEKRESDRADDTISYLQMYKRDRRRWTAADLDGDDALTKEEFTAFLHAEDAEHMKDVIVLETMEDIDKDKDGKISLAEYIGDIYPGQEDEEEPEWVKNEKEQFSSYRDKDGDGFLNTDEVKTWIIPAEFDHAEAESRHLIYEADTDADHKLTKNEILEKYDIFVGSQATDFGEALSRHDEF from the exons ATGCGAGCGCTCATGTTACTCCAAATCTTGATCGGCGTCTCTGTCCTGGCGGCGGCAATCCCGGACGACGAGCATCACGTTTTGAACAAG GATGCAGGCAGTAAGGATCACTACATTCACTCCCAACATAATCCGGCCTACGATCATGAAGCTTTCCTTGGAGAGGAAGCCAAGAGCTTCGATCAGCTCACCCCCGAGGAGAGCACCAGGCGGCTGGGCCTAATCGTTGACAAAATCGACAAGGACAGCGACGGTTACGTGACACAGGAGGAGCTTAAGGATTGGATAATGTACACGCAGCAACGTTACATCAGGGACGACGTAGAGCGTCAGTGGAGAGCGCACAATCCGACGGCGAAGGAAACGTTGCCCTGGACGGAATACAAGGACATGGTTTACGGCGACATGGAGGAGCACGAGGCGGAAAAACGGGAGAGCGACAGGGCGGACGACACGATCTCGTATCTTCAAATGTACAAGAGGGATCGCCGAAGGTGGACTGCTGCGGATTTGGACGGCGACGATGCTCTGACCAAGGAGGAATTCACCGCCTTCCTCCACGCGGAGGACGCGGAGCACATGAAGGACGTGATAGTGCTGGAAACTATGGAAGACATCGACAAGGATAAAGACGGGAAGATATCTCTCGCGGAGTACATCG GTGATATATATCCAGGTCAGGAAGATGAAGAGGAACCAGAATGGGTAAAGAATGAAAAAGAACAGTTTTCCTCATACAGAGACAAAGATGGGGATGGATTTTTAAACACCGATGAG GTGAAAACGTGGATCATTCCCGCGGAATTCGATCACGCCGAGGCGGAGTCGAGGCACTTGATTTATGAAGCGGACACAGACGCCGATCACAAGCTGACGAAAAATGAGATCTTAGAAAAATACGACATCTTCGTCGGATCTCAGGCGACGGACTTCGGCGAGGCGTTATCGAGGCACGATGAGTTTTAA